TTTATAAAGAAGGGTATCTCATTACAGGCATTGAACTGATTAGAGGATATTATTTCGGACGTGAGGAAGTTATTCACATGCAGGTTACATGGAATAAACTCACTCCAAATGGAATAGATTACAACGATAAAGTAATTTCTGAAAAAATTGGAAGTGGAAACTTTGCTGAATTTAATGAAAATACGCCTTCAAAAGTTTTTCAAGCCAAACAAAATCATTTCATTACAGATTTTTCTGCTCAACAATCGTATCATTCCGACGGCAGTACATTTATCCACGATATGACTATCAAGGAAGAGATTTTACCTGCTTAGTTTTGAGTAGAACATTTTTGAACTAAAAAACGCACAACTAAATTTATTATAGTGGTGCGTTTTTTCTATTTTTGCAACTCAATTCATTTTTACAGAAAAATACTTTATGTCGACTTCTATCAAAACATCTCAAGATTTCAAAAGAACAACCGTAACGGCAGCCCTTCCTTATGCCAACGGTGGACTTCATATCGGACACATTGCAGGCGCATATCTGCCAGCAGATACGTATGTGCGCTATCTTCGAATGAAAAATCACGATGTTGTTTTTGTCTGTGGAAGCGACGAACACGGTGCAGCCATAACTTTAAGAGCTAAAAAAGAAGGCATCACACCAAAAGAAATTATTGATAAATACGATGATATTCTTAAAAATTCTTTTAAAGATTTCGGAATTGAATTTGATATTTATCATCGTACTTCAACCGATTTACACAAAGAAACAGCACAAGACTTCTTTACTAAGCTCTACGAAAAAGGCGTTTTCACACAGCAGACCAATGAGCAGTTTTATGATGAGAAGTTTGAGCAGTTTTTAGCAGATAGATATATCGTTGGTACGTGTCCGAATTGTGGAAATGAAAACGCCTATGGCGACCAGTGTGAAAAATGTGGTTCTACTTTAAGTCCCACAGAACTTATTGAGCCAAGGTCAGCACTAAGTGGAGAAAAGCCTGTTTTGAAAAGCACTTCGCATTGGTTCTTACCTTTGCAAGACTATGAACATTGGCTTAGAAAGTGGATTTTGGAAGATAAAAAAGATACGTGGCGTACAGGCGTTTACGGACAATGTAAATCGTGGATAGAACAAGGTCTGCACGAGCGTTCAATGACAAGAGATTTAGATTGGGGCGTTCCTGTACCTCTTCAAGATGCTGATGGAAAAGTATTGTACGTTTGGTTAGACGCTCCAATTGGTTATGTTTCGGCTACCAAACAATGGGCAAAAGATAATAATACAGATTGGGAAAAGTATTGGTTAAAACAAAAAGATGAAAATGATAATTCTAGGCTAATTCATTTTATTGGAAAAGATAATATTGTTTTTCACTGTCTCATATTTCCAATTATTTTAAAAGCTCACGGAGATTATATTTTGCCTGAAAATGTTCCTGCCAATAACTTTTTAAACTTAGAAGGCGACAAAATTTCTACCTCAAGAGAATGGGCTGTTTGGCTAAATGAATACGTAAAAGAATTTCCTACCAAAAAAGATGAGCTGCGTTATGTCTTGACTTCCATTGCACCAGAGACAAAAGATAGTGAGTTTACGTGGGCAATTTATCAATCAAGAATTAATAACGAGCTTGTCGATACGCTTGGGAATTTT
This portion of the Bernardetia sp. genome encodes:
- the metG gene encoding methionine--tRNA ligase, with the translated sequence MSTSIKTSQDFKRTTVTAALPYANGGLHIGHIAGAYLPADTYVRYLRMKNHDVVFVCGSDEHGAAITLRAKKEGITPKEIIDKYDDILKNSFKDFGIEFDIYHRTSTDLHKETAQDFFTKLYEKGVFTQQTNEQFYDEKFEQFLADRYIVGTCPNCGNENAYGDQCEKCGSTLSPTELIEPRSALSGEKPVLKSTSHWFLPLQDYEHWLRKWILEDKKDTWRTGVYGQCKSWIEQGLHERSMTRDLDWGVPVPLQDADGKVLYVWLDAPIGYVSATKQWAKDNNTDWEKYWLKQKDENDNSRLIHFIGKDNIVFHCLIFPIILKAHGDYILPENVPANNFLNLEGDKISTSREWAVWLNEYVKEFPTKKDELRYVLTSIAPETKDSEFTWAIYQSRINNELVDTLGNFVNRTVVLINKYYGGEVPQIDLQVAELTDFDRETLEAIQTQKDKVESNLENFNFRDGLYEVMELARVGNKYLATTEPWKLQKTDPARVEQIMKISAELTANLAILMRPFLPETSSKISQMLNLTNDLTWNLAGKAGLITGKINKATLLFEKIEDSLVETQLKKLEEGKAKKIQELKEQQEANTEKNPVAPIQPEIQFDDFSKIDIRVATIKNAEPIKKADKLLKITLEVADKEVTVASGIAEHFSPEEIIGKQVCWLANLAPRKMRGVISQGMILLAENEEGKLVFVSPEKMVNTGAQVK